A DNA window from Takifugu flavidus isolate HTHZ2018 chromosome 15, ASM371156v2, whole genome shotgun sequence contains the following coding sequences:
- the tsen15 gene encoding tRNA-splicing endonuclease subunit Sen15, whose product MCEMSGKDAKPLRGNWMLQHPMYQLMKSLEVEDSEQLHAAFLVYMDLKEVRQWTDVSCVKHPELQVVLLEGKEKEETPTQSILPLPSHRSLSHKSIRQVLDRGFPVLLCAVASDSTLVYQRMTDGLVTPDPPAGPFQDVGRRQHRKRKQQR is encoded by the exons ATGTGCGAAATGTCAGGTAAAGACGCGAAGCCGCTACGGGGAAACTGGATGCTACAACATCCGATG TATCAGCTGATGAAGAGTTTGGAGGTTGAGGACAGCGAGCAACTACACGCAGCGTTCCTTGTGTACATGGACCTTAAAGAGG TGCGTCAGTGGACAGATGTGTCCTGTGTCAAACACCCCGAGCTGCAGGTTGTTCTGCTGGaagggaaggagaaggaagaaaccCCCACCCAATCAATTCTTCCACTGCCTTCTCATCGATCGTTGAGCCACAAAAG CATACGTCAGGTGTTGGACAGAGGCttccctgtgctgctgtgtgcagtAGCTTCTGACTCCACCCTGGTCTACCAGAGGATGACTGATGGGCTGGTGACACCTGATCCCCCTGCAGGACCCTTTCAGGATGTGGGGCGCCGGCAACATCggaaaagaaagcagcagcGTTGA